The genomic region GAATTGGAGTAAGAGTCATATTCCAGCACGTTGATGCAGCCAAACAAGTGAAAGTGATtcttaacaaacttgcagcaagtaaacaatgttgcagacagcagctttaacaaacttgcagcaagtaaacaatgttgcagacagcagctttaacaaacttgcagcaagtaaacaatggtgcagacagcagctttaacaaacttgcagcaagtaaacaatgttgcagacagcagctttaacaaacttgcagcaagtaaacaatgttgcagacagcagctttaacaaacttgcagcaagtaaacaatgttgcagacagcagctttaacaaacttgcagcaagtaaacaatgttgcagacagcagctttaacaaacttgcagcaagtaaacaatggtgcagacagcagctttaacaaacttgcagcaagtaaacaatgttgcagacagcagctttaacaaacttgcagcaagtaaacaatgttgcagacagcagctttaacaaacttgcagcaagtaaacaatgttgcagacagcagctttaacaaacttgcagcaagtaaacaatgttgcagacagcagctttaacaaacttgcagcaagtaaacaatgttgcagacagcagctttaacaaacttgcagcaagtaaacaatgttgcagacagcagctttaacaaacttgcagcaagtaaacaatgttgcagacagcagctttaacaaacttgcagcaagtaaacaatggtgcagacagcagctttaacaaacttgcagcaagtaaacaatgttgcagacagcagctttaacaaacttgcagcaagtaaacaatgttgcagacagcagctttaacaaacttgcagcaagtaaacaatgttgcagacagcagctttaacaaacttgcagcaagtaaacaatgttgcagacagcagctttaacaaacttgcagcaagtaaacaatgttgcagacagcagctttaacaaacttgcagcaagtaaacaatgttgcagacagcagctttaacaaacttgcagcaagtaaacaatgttgcagacagcagctttaacaaacttgcagcaagtaaacaatggtgcagacagcagctttaacaaacttgcagcaagtaaacaatgttgcagacagcagctttaacaaacttgcagcaagtaaacaatggtgcagacagcagctttaacaaacttgcagcaagtaaacaatgttgcagacagcagctttaacaaacttgcagcaagtaaacaatgttgcagacagcagctttaacaaacttgcagcaagtaaacaatgttgcagacagcagctttaacaaacttgcagcaagtaaacaatggtgcagacagcagctttaacaaacttgcagcaagtaaacaatgttgcagacagcagctttaacaaacttgcagcaagtaaacaatgttgcagacagcagctttaacaaacttgcagcaagtaaacaatggtgcAGACAGCAGCTGGCACACAGGAGGACTCTCACTTCCACAACCGCTCCAAACCGGCTAAACCCCGCCCCTCTTGGCAAGCTCCACCCCTCCGAGCTGCACCTGCAGGCTGGCCAGACAGCATGGTTGCTGCGACATCTGCCGGCAAGACAATAGGAGCTGTGTGCGGACATTGTGCTGCCAGCTTTACACATGCAGATTAGCACCAAGGGACAACAACAGGAGCAGATGACGGAGCTGAGAGTCTTTCAGGCCAATTTGCTGAGCTTCAAACTTGTAGGACAAGCCCTCTTTTGCCCCTCCAactacacacattcttgtatttcttaccttcttgaaacAAACTTGTAGGACAAGCCCTCTTTTGCCCCTCCAactacacacattcttgtatttcttaccttcttgagagaaACCTCTCTAGGACCACCTTTCTAGACATGgaaacatttgtatttacaacattaataatatatatacaaactcaaAACATatgaaaaatgtgttgtttttttttgttgtaattggtttttaatcttcattatttacttcaagttattacagaatgtctttatatacatatttattcatttatttattttttatcaattttggccaaagggggcacatttcaattcttacacacacacacacttgttatttcataggttgaccagagggggagcacttttaaaaccgacacacaggaaaaaaaatatgtactgtatacttTCTCCAATTtttttgtaatcagaccatattttcggtaaattagatggaatttttaaaaTTCCATCTAATGGTAAATAATTATAATACCATATTTTCGTTATATTAgatgaatttttttacacacactttttatttcatgtgttgaccagagggttagtacttttaaaactgacacacagtcattttttgttatacttttttaaacatttttgtgatcagaccatattttcagtatattagatggaatttttacctgaaCCAAAATTCCATCTTATGTACCGAAAATattggtctgattacaagaaaaatTGAAAACTGATATGAATAAGAAGACAATGAAGCCTTTTGagcaacacacagtcaatttgaaaatacCCTCCTGttagggaccaccctcatttggaTAGATTTCCCCCACCAGGGTTTCTCTATTAGACGCAATGGTTCTCCGTATCGGGACcttgattttggtcctaacttgttcaccggtcctcgtaTTGCAGGTACTTcgccttgttgatgtctcaagaaagtgGAGAAATACAAgcaaacacacatactggttattatttgaaatggggaccaagtttttgatcaggacttgtggggaccagcctttctacaggttgtggggcCACACACAAAAATGAGGTCAAagggccactgcccagttagctcatacatggcggtatagctcggttggtagagcggctgtgccagcaacttgagggttgcaggttccatccccgcttccgccatcctagtcactgccgttgtgtccttgggcaagacactttacccacctgctcccagtgccacacacactgcttTAATGTAACTAAGAgtttggctttcactatgtaaagcgctttgagtcactagagagaaaggcgctatataaatctaattcactaaatctctggattgatgaagtaatgtgctgttcagtcttactggggaagAATAGTTCATATGGTTCATTTAGATAATTgggcataattcacacacattttacatgacTACTgaagaccatttaaaaaaactaaacaaaacaacaacccaCCTTCATTATGGGgaccaggtggaagtgatgaactctacacggaagaagtgtgagcagagcagcgagtgtagtaccagctacagcctgatgagggggctgctgtgcaaatgtctcacactcaaactaaccagtaaaaatgttttatgggccaaagcttcaaaaaatcacttaggcatcttcagaactgatctgactatcatttaaaaaggttgtcCTTTAGGGGAcatgttttttggtccccattccgtcagaggtcccctaatggtgattgtgtaaacagagcgacgtCCCCATtaggtaagcattgccagaacacacacacacacacacacacacacacacagttataaAAGAAAATGCAAATACACAAGATCcttattatctcataatttattTCCACTTGTCATTTTCCAACAATTTAAACAcatctttctaaaaaaaaaaaggacaaatctCTTAATACTATATCTAACTTTCATTTTAATTCAACCATATTCCAAAGTGAAACCTATGTTTATTTACCTATTatatctctcttttttttttaaagaatagtaCTTGTACTTGAACTGTTTCCAGTGGTTACTAGTCTATCAAGTTAAGAGCTTGTTTTCATCATTTTAATGCAGCCATGTTCTAAAGTGAAACCTTTAGAGAAAAGGCACAGCGTATTTCTTTCtttcaatattttttaaagtatttgtttgttgttgtcgttGAATTCAACAATATTCCAAAGTGAAACCTTTGGAGGAGTGCTGTTTTTTTTGGACTGTTTATGTTGTCTTCGGGGTAACATCAGACATTTCATATGTTTATAATAATGGTATCTTGCTTCTTTTCTTTCATTATTTTAAATTAGCCGTATTCTAAAGTGAAACCTTTAGAGATTAGGcacagtttcttttttttttttcaatatttctgaagtgattttttgttgttgttgttgtgaaatTTCTAAAGTGAAACCTTTAGAGAATTAGGACCATTCTGGAAAGTGGGGAAAGTTTGCGCCGATTGCAACTGTTGTCATGTCGCTCAGCCAGGAGGCCATGGTTAAAAAGTCCTTTTCAACAAGTCCTCCTCCTCAGCACCGCTTCTTCTCCAGCTGCGCGTGCTTCTCCTTTGTTTCCAAACCTCATCCGCACAAAGAATGAGGGTCCTTGTGTCGCTCTTGAGGCATGCCTGACCTCATTCACACAAAGAATGAGAGTCATCTTGGCATGGACGGGACAAGAGGCGACGGTGCCACGGGGGCCCCCCAACGGGCCGGCGCCGTGCGGCCCGGATGGGAGAATCCTCCTCAGGAGCATCCAGGGATGTGCAGCAGGAACAGGCTCGTCCTGACCACCAGGGTGAATATTTTCCCAGATGAGAAGCTTGAGAGCATCTTAGAATCCCCCGCATCAGCGCCCGGGGAGGCTGATCTCGGGGACCCAGTCGTTCAGACGCCGGCTCTCCTGGCAGAACAGGTGCAGTTTCTCCAGAGCGGGGTCCTCCCAAGAACCATCGGCTGGGTTCTGCTCAAACAGGAAGAGGAGACAGGATTCAGACATCGATCCAATGCGCAGGGAATAcggaaacatttttgaaaaacattgTTTATGATGTGTTAATTATGTATTACActttgattttattatttaaagttTTAGTATTTCAAGCCACGCCCCTTTGATTGAACATAGTCATCAAAGATGGTGAAAGATCCACACTTACTACAAAAtcaatctacttttttttttttgttactcattcactaaaaaaaaaaaaaaaagtcttatattCAGCGTCCCTTTCAGGGCTCGCGGCCATGTCTTTACTTTTGGGACGAGCCTGGTTGTAGGGCGGGCCGTGTGCATACCCCGCGTTCTGATTGGTTGAAATACTCAGACCGGaagtatgtttgttttttttaaattatgtttcCTTTGATGAGAGAAAGAAGACGGAAGAATTTAAAAGTATTAATAAAATcttaaaaaatgattaaaaacataAACGCTCTCAAAATGTTTCTGTTATTGCAGAAATTTAAAGTGACTTAGATTAgccctttttttgtctttttatctttttttaaaattatcattatttttatattttatttgtatttgcttcagttttcttttttttacatgtttttttttttaaccatgtttGTAATTGTTTAGATTTGTTTGAAGTGCCTTGGTTTTTATGTACATTGTacattgttcaattaaaaaaaaaaaatatatatatatatatatatatatatatatatatatatacacacggaaGTGTGCATTGTTTGAAGCGGATGACAAAAGTTAATGTTTTTGATCAACCTAATGGATGTTTGAAATTGTTGGGATTTGTTTAAAGTGCCTCAGTTTGTATGTGGATTGagaatatatgtttgtatgtagatTGTTCAATTAAACCTTAaccctaaataaaaaataaaaagaagccGGAAGTGTGTATTGTTTGAAGCGGATGTCAAAAGCTAATGTTTTTGTTCAACCTAGTGAATGTTTGAAattgtttagatttttttaaagtgaCTCGGCTTTTGCATACATTGAGAATATTTGTTTGAATTGTTCAATTAAAACACAAGCGGAAGTGTGTATGGTTTGACGCGATGAAAAAAGCGAACCATCTGAAAAGCTGACTCGAGGAGACAAAGAACAACTGCACGAAGCGTCTAAGTCTAAGAGGATAATTCCACGTACCGTGACGAGGACACAATGAGCGTCTTCAAGCTGCGCGGACTCGCCGGAGACAAGGTCGACCAGACGCTGCGTGTCGATCACACGGACGATACTGATGTCGTTATCGAAGCAGAAGGACTGGATGAGGGTGAAGTGGATTTGCAGGGCGATATCACGCTCGAACTCCTCGTCCGTGGCCAGCACGCAGAACGCCACACTATCAGGGTCACTGTTCAAACAATCAAATCATTAAAgacactactttttgttttgtttttaaattaaagacactaaatGGTGACGATTCGGTCAATTCAAAGTCAAGGGGAAATTACTTACAGATTCATCACTTTGGCGCACTCGTAGACGCCCACGGTGAGCGAGTCGTTCTCTTTGGCGCTCACCAGCACGTCCTCCAGGGCGGTCCCGGTGCTTTTCTGGCTTTTCTGGCTCACAACTTCCTCAAGAGTCATGTTTGGTGACGAGCGTGGTGAGAAGCGGCGAGTGTAAGTAAGATCCGTGACGGCTGGGAAGAGAGAAGTGTCCTCATCCGGGGGTCGTCGGCTCTTTTTATAGAGAGCCGCTCGTGCAAGAGCGGCGTTCTGATTGGCTGCCGGGGGTCCTCGGTGTATTGGTATGATAATAAGATGATACCATTGTCACACTTCTGGCCCGTGGCAGATTGATGGGGTCAACCCCCCCTTCTCTCCCCTTTGCCGTGCTAAAAATAACCTCGTttctgcatatatttatatatagaaatGCTTCTTTCAAGATTGCGCATGTGCAGTAATATACATGCATATTATGATTGCTAAAGAAATAAAAACTATGTCAAGGTTTTTTTTAACCATCAGTGAAGAGCAGGTGTGGACGCGGCCATCTGTGGGCCCCCGTTGCGTGGGTGCGTGCGTGGAGAAGCCTGCCATTGTCACGACGTCATTCACATGCAAATGTACAGCGCGTGCCAGAACCTCTTGCGGCCGTGCTGCTGCAAAGTCTTTTTTTTCACGCAGcccaccaaaaaaataaa from Nerophis ophidion isolate RoL-2023_Sa linkage group LG17, RoL_Noph_v1.0, whole genome shotgun sequence harbors:
- the gadd45gb.1 gene encoding growth arrest and DNA-damage-inducible, gamma b, tandem duplicate 1 — its product is MTLEEVVSQKSQKSTGTALEDVLVSAKENDSLTVGVYECAKVMNLDPDSVAFCVLATDEEFERDIALQIHFTLIQSFCFDNDISIVRVIDTQRLVDLVSGESAQLEDAHCVLVTNPADGSWEDPALEKLHLFCQESRRLNDWVPEISLPGR